One Streptococcus sp. DTU_2020_1001019_1_SI_AUS_MUR_006 DNA window includes the following coding sequences:
- a CDS encoding helix-turn-helix transcriptional regulator: MNRLKELRKEKKKSQKEIANFLKINEKTISRWENGESQITLKNAAQLADYFGVPLAYLLNQEEEWEKLQELHRKLPTVKEFDELHFKKQENRFKRFVQFVSDEDMKVKDRNLVLIFNLLVSSDETFGVNQIYPFPLDEKDEYHFTNQEKSE; encoded by the coding sequence ATGAATAGATTGAAAGAATTAAGAAAAGAAAAAAAGAAGTCTCAGAAAGAAATAGCCAACTTTTTAAAAATAAATGAAAAAACTATATCTCGGTGGGAAAATGGAGAAAGTCAAATTACTCTCAAAAATGCTGCTCAACTAGCTGATTATTTCGGTGTACCTCTTGCTTATTTATTAAATCAGGAAGAAGAGTGGGAGAAACTTCAAGAATTACACCGAAAACTCCCAACTGTAAAAGAATTTGATGAACTCCATTTCAAAAAACAAGAAAATCGCTTTAAAAGATTTGTCCAATTTGTATCAGACGAAGATATGAAAGTAAAGGATAGAAATCTAGTCCTAATATTTAACTTGCTAGTCTCTTCTGATGAAACTTTTGGAGTAAACCAGATATATCCCTTTCCATTAGATGAAAAAGATGAATATCATTTTACAAACCAAGAAAAAAGCGAATAA
- a CDS encoding helix-turn-helix transcriptional regulator — protein sequence MGKLRGYRVMLGLTQQQMADKLKISLQSYNNKELGKTLFNDKERLEIKSMVAEIEPDITIDELFYS from the coding sequence ATGGGGAAACTAAGAGGTTATCGAGTTATGTTAGGACTGACTCAGCAACAAATGGCGGATAAGCTAAAAATTTCTTTGCAGTCATACAACAACAAAGAATTAGGTAAAACGCTATTCAATGACAAAGAACGCCTAGAGATTAAGTCAATGGTTGCAGAAATCGAACCAGACATAACAATAGACGAACTATTTTATAGTTAG